The nucleotide window TTTTTCTTGGCAATATGATAAACAATTCAGATATGAGTATGAAAAAAATGTTCAAATGTTATCTGAAACAGTAAGCTCAAATAATTTGAACGATAAATTTATAATTTTTGGTATGCACGATAATGACTATTTAAGTATTGGTTTATCTGGTAATTATCAAACAGATTCTATATTTTCTGTAAAAATTTATGTTGATGATAAAATAGTAGAAACTGTAAGAATGGTTGCTGGTAATAAAAACATGCTCGTTGGAATAGCAAGTAAAAAAATTGTAAATTCTTTTAGAAATGGAAATACCGCTATTTTGGCATATACTCATAACCAAGGATCCAGTGTTATTAAAGTCAATTTAAATGGGTTTAGTAATGGTTTTAATAAAATGAAAAATATAAGATATTACCATTGAGTTTTAAATTTAAAATAACCACTAACAAATAAAAGTTCCATAATACCTATTTTATAACATTCATTTTGAATCTTCCTTAAACTATATCAAACTTAAAAAAATTGCAACGAGCAATAGAAAGTGATTATCATGTATTTATATTAAAAATAAAATTTGATATAATAGTGTATTAACACCCGATGACAAATATCACATTGGAGGATGAAAAACATGAAGAGAGTTTATGGATATGTCAGAATCTCAACTAAAAAACAAAGTATCACTAGACAAATAGAAAATATAAGTAAATACGATATTACAGCTACAATCATAGAAGAAACTTTTACAGGAACTACTACAAATAGACCAAGATGGATAAAATTGAAAAATCAATTAAAACTAGGAGATACAGTGATCTTTGATAGTGTCAGCAGGATGTCTAGGAATGCAGCTGAAGGAATAGATGAATATGAGGAACTTGTAAATAAGGGAATAAAGTTAATCTTTCTTAAAGAGGCATATATCAATTCAGAAGTTTATCAAAGCCAATTAGAGGGATATAAGAATATCCATACTGAAGATAAAGATCTAGAACCATTGTTTCGTGGTATAAAGGAAACTTTAAAAAACCTAGCAAGAAAACAAATAATAATAGCTTTTAATCAATCTGAAAAAGAAGTCCAGGATCTAAGACAAAGAACCAAAGAAGCTTTAGCAATAAAAAAAGCTCACGGTATTCAATTAGGACATGGGAAAAAAAAGTTAATAACTAAAAAGAGTATTGAAAGAAAAGAAAAGATCCAGAAGATGTCTAAGCGGTATATGGGAAATATGAATGACAAAGAAGTCATTGAAACTATAGGGATGGCTAGACATAGTTTCTATAAATATATTAGAGAAATAAATAATTAATAAAGATATAGCAAGACGCAGAATTTCTAAAAGCAGTCCTAAAACCTACCAAAGATAAGTGAGAAACTATAAAGGTTTCTGCTCCTATAAAACTAAATGGCGATCACCTCATTCTTAATTTTCTCTTTCATCACTTTGAGACCTTAGAGGAGATCTATGAGATCTTAGAGAATAATAGTTGTGTCTACCTTATTTCATAAAAATAGCCCCCATGGGGGCTATTTTTATTTTATTTCCAGCATATTGTAAAGGGTAATATAAAATTGACCCTTTTGAGATAAAAAAGGCAGCTAATTATTGACCCACCCTAATATTACTCTGTACAATCTTTTTAAAGAGATGTACAGGAGGTTTGAGGTGGCAATTCATATGGATACATATAAAAAAATTAGACGACTTCATCTAGTTGAAGGGGTTTCTATTAGAAAAATTTCTAGAGATCTTCATATTTCTAGAAACACTGTTAGAAAGTATATTAATGGAGATACAATTCCTGGAGAAAAAAAGTTTTCTTCTAGAAGAAAACAAGTTATGACTAGAGAAGTCTTAGACTTTATTCAAGCTTGTATTCTTGAAGATAACGAGCATACTCATTCAAAACAGAGGCACACTGCTAATAGGGTTTGGGTTAGACTCAAAGAAGAGGCTGGGTTTCTTGGTTCATATTCTTCTGTTAAGGTTGCATTTAGAGAATTAAAAGGTAAAACAAAAGAGGTTTTTCTACCACTTACCTTTAATCCTGCGGAAGCTATGCAAATTGATTTTGGTTCAGCGCATATCTTTCTCAATGATGAAAAGCAGGAAATAAAATATTTTTGTGCTCGGTTAGCATATAGCGCTCATATCTTTACTAAGGCCTACTTCGCAGAAAGAGAAGAATGCTTTTTAGATGGGATCATCTCTGCTTTTGAATATTTTGGTGGTGTTCCTAGAGAAGTTCTCTTTGATAATGCCAGAGTTGCTGTATCAGAAGGCTATGGAAAACATGTAACTAAAATAACTAAAGGGTATGAAACTCTCGTTGCTCATTATGCTTTTAAACCTAAATTTTGCAATGTTAGAAGTGGAAATGAAAAAGGTTTGGTTGAAAATTTAGTAGGACTTATCAGAAGAAATACTATGGTTCCTATCCCTAGAGTTAAAAGTTTGAATGAGTTAAATATCAAAATAAAAAAGGCTTGTGATAACTACTTAGAAAATCATAAAGTTGGCGGTGAAAGCTTAAGTGTTAAACAAAAATTCCAGATTGAAGCTAATAACCTTTTAGAGCTTCCTAGCCATTCACTAGATATTTCTAAAAGAGACTATAAAAGAGTCACTAAGTTTTCAACTGTAACTTTTGAAACTAATAAATATTCATTACCCTGTGAATTAGTAGGAACTGAGGTGATTTTAAAAACTGGTCATTCAGAAATACAATTTCTTCATAAAGGTAAAGTTGTTGCAATTCACCAGAGGATATTTAAAAAAAATAAGCATAGTTATCAATTAATTCACTATCTTAAAGCTTTAGAAAGAAAACCGCGAGCTGTATTTAATGCTGATCCAGTTATACAAAATATTCCTAAAGCAATTTTTGAAATGTATCACTCTAAAGGAGATTCAAAACTCTTTTTAGAATATCTAAGAGAAGAAGTCGGTCTTCCTAAAATCAACGACCAAATAGAAGTTCAAAGAAATAATTTAGGTAAATATGATAACTTAATTTCCCAAGAGGTGATCTAATGAGTGTAATTAGTGAAAAAATTAAACTTTTTTCCAAAGCTTTAAAACTATCTAGCTTCAAAGACTATCATGAGGTTCAGCGCCAAGCAATAAATTCAAAACAAGGATATGAAGAATTTCTGCTTACACTATTAGAAAAGGAAGTATTAACTAGACAAGACAATAAACTTTTCAGGTTAAAGCGCGGAGCTAAATTTCCCTTTGAAAAAACGCTAGAAGAGTTTGAAGTTAAACGTCTTAGCTATTTAAAACCTTCAGTAGTAGGCGAACTCTCCAGCTGTGAGTTTATCAAAAAAAAAGAAAATATAATAATGATAGGGAACCCAGGAACTGGAAAGACACATCTTTCTATAGCTCTAGGACTTAAAGCTTGCAACTGTGGACATAAGGTGTACTTTACTACAGCTGCTAACTTATCAAATAAATTAGTTGAAGCGCAAGAAAATAGTAATTTAGGGAGATTCTTAAGGCAATTAGCAAGATTAGATCTACTCATAATAGATGAGCTTTCCTACCTCTCCTTTAACAAACATCAATCAGAACTCCTATTTCAAGTGATTTCAGAAAGAAGTGAGAGGGGAAGTATTATAATTTCTACTAATTTAGCATTTTCAGAGTGGGAAGAATTCTTCCCTGATACAATGTTAACAACAGCTTTAATAGATCGCGTAACATTTAGAGGACATATTTTAAACATGAATGGTGACTCTTACAGGGTCTCTGCGAAATAGGCAGGGTGGGTCACTTTTTAATTACCCTTAGGTGGGTCAAAAATTAACTGCCACATGGGTCAATTCTTGATTGACATTTACAGCATATATCTGCCACTTTTCTTGGTACTGTTCTTCTATATTTTACATTTGGATATCCTACTATCATGCATGTCACGACTTCTTTCCCTTCTTTAACTTGAATAAAATCTCTAATTTCCTTGGTTTCATTTGCAGCTTTTGTAAGAAATCCACTGAATACAGTTCCAAGCCCTAAAGCATTAGTCATAAGTTCCATATTTGAGGAAGCTAATGCACCATTAACCTGTGAATTAGCGGTAACTACTATGATTACCGGAGCATTGAAAAATAACCTGTCCTCACTCTGAGGATTTTCATTATATTCTCTATACATATTTATCCACATTTTAGCATATCGTTTATATCTCATAGTTTCAGGAGTTAAATTATTCAAAAGATATTCACCCATATTTTTTAGGCTTTTTAATGTTAACTCTCTTAGTTCTTCTAAATTTTTTCTTAATACTGTATATGATACATCTTGCATATTACCGCCCGTTTCGGTAAACCTTCCTGCCTCAATAATTTTAGAGATTTTTTCTTCCTCTACCTCACAATCCTTAAACTGTCTTATGGTTCTTCTAAATTTAATGAAATTTAATAAATTATCAGGATCTATTTGAAATTTTTGTTTATCATAGTCTATAACTTCTTTCATATCATATTCATCCATTGAGATAGCATTTGTAGGACAGACAGCAATACAATGCCCACATTTAAAACAAGTGACATTATTAATCTGGGCTTTGTCCTCTACCATCTCAATATCTTTGGGAAAACAATCTTTAACACACATCCCACAGCCGATACATTTTTCATTATTAACAGTCATTATAAATTTTACTCCTTATTTAAATTACTGGTTATCATCTAATTTTTCTTGTACAATTTGAAGAGTTGCTTCTATTTTTTTTAATTCTTCCATTGTTATTCCTGTTTTTTTTAATATTTCTAAAGGTATATTTTCAGCTTGTATTTTCAAATTTAAACCCTTATTTGTTATTCCTATCATAATCTTTCTGCAGTCTGCATTTGAAGATGTCTTTTCTATAAGATCCATTTTTTCTAATTTTTTTAACATCGGTGACAGTGTTCCTGTTTTTAAGTCCAATTTTTTACTAATATCGGAAAAAGAAAGCTCTTCATGCTCCCACATGACTAACATAGCCAAATATTGGGGATAGGTAAGGCCTAATTTATCTAATAATGGCTTATAAGCTCTTATAATTGATCTTGATATCTTATAAAATTTAAAGCAGAGCTGCGTATCTAATTTTAAATAACTTTCCATTTTACCCCCTCTGGTTTTAGTCTTCTATTTCATCTGCTAATTCCTTTAAAATATTACTGTGTCTTAATTCAACACTTCCCAATGCCTCATAAACTTTTGCTATTTCAGGAAAACCTTCTGACTGAGCTATTCTTGAAAATTCAGGATATACCTCTTTATATGCTTGATATTCTCCTGCAGAAGCCATCCTTAAGTTCGAAACAGTTTCAGTGGACATAGCTCTTAATTTTTCTACATCTATATTTTTTTCTATTTCTCCTAAAAATCTTTTGAATACTTCACTGTGACCTACTTCTTCTTTTGCTAATTTTTCAAACGATAATGCTGCTTTTTCATGACCTTCTTCCCTGGCTTTTTCTGCAAATATTTTATATAATGCGTCTCCGGCTACCTCTCCTTGATATGATTGCATTAAGTTTTTTTCAGTTTGAGTCCCTTTTATATTCATAATTATTCCCCCTTCTAAGTTATTGATCGTACACGATCTTTTTTAAAGTGTATATTAAAAGTGTCTATCTGTCAATTTTTTTCTTTTTGATTTTTGCTTTCCTTTTTTATCCTTCCTGGATAGATCTTAGCTGCTCTCCTCCTACTTTCAAAA belongs to Fusobacteria bacterium ZRK30 and includes:
- a CDS encoding recombinase family protein, with product MKRVYGYVRISTKKQSITRQIENISKYDITATIIEETFTGTTTNRPRWIKLKNQLKLGDTVIFDSVSRMSRNAAEGIDEYEELVNKGIKLIFLKEAYINSEVYQSQLEGYKNIHTEDKDLEPLFRGIKETLKNLARKQIIIAFNQSEKEVQDLRQRTKEALAIKKAHGIQLGHGKKKLITKKSIERKEKIQKMSKRYMGNMNDKEVIETIGMARHSFYKYIREINN
- the istA gene encoding IS21 family transposase; the protein is MAIHMDTYKKIRRLHLVEGVSIRKISRDLHISRNTVRKYINGDTIPGEKKFSSRRKQVMTREVLDFIQACILEDNEHTHSKQRHTANRVWVRLKEEAGFLGSYSSVKVAFRELKGKTKEVFLPLTFNPAEAMQIDFGSAHIFLNDEKQEIKYFCARLAYSAHIFTKAYFAEREECFLDGIISAFEYFGGVPREVLFDNARVAVSEGYGKHVTKITKGYETLVAHYAFKPKFCNVRSGNEKGLVENLVGLIRRNTMVPIPRVKSLNELNIKIKKACDNYLENHKVGGESLSVKQKFQIEANNLLELPSHSLDISKRDYKRVTKFSTVTFETNKYSLPCELVGTEVILKTGHSEIQFLHKGKVVAIHQRIFKKNKHSYQLIHYLKALERKPRAVFNADPVIQNIPKAIFEMYHSKGDSKLFLEYLREEVGLPKINDQIEVQRNNLGKYDNLISQEVI
- the istB gene encoding IS21-like element helper ATPase IstB, encoding MSVISEKIKLFSKALKLSSFKDYHEVQRQAINSKQGYEEFLLTLLEKEVLTRQDNKLFRLKRGAKFPFEKTLEEFEVKRLSYLKPSVVGELSSCEFIKKKENIIMIGNPGTGKTHLSIALGLKACNCGHKVYFTTAANLSNKLVEAQENSNLGRFLRQLARLDLLIIDELSYLSFNKHQSELLFQVISERSERGSIIISTNLAFSEWEEFFPDTMLTTALIDRVTFRGHILNMNGDSYRVSAK
- a CDS encoding nitroreductase family protein, with product MMTVNNEKCIGCGMCVKDCFPKDIEMVEDKAQINNVTCFKCGHCIAVCPTNAISMDEYDMKEVIDYDKQKFQIDPDNLLNFIKFRRTIRQFKDCEVEEEKISKIIEAGRFTETGGNMQDVSYTVLRKNLEELRELTLKSLKNMGEYLLNNLTPETMRYKRYAKMWINMYREYNENPQSEDRLFFNAPVIIVVTANSQVNGALASSNMELMTNALGLGTVFSGFLTKAANETKEIRDFIQVKEGKEVVTCMIVGYPNVKYRRTVPRKVADICCKCQSRIDPCGS
- a CDS encoding MarR family transcriptional regulator translates to MESYLKLDTQLCFKFYKISRSIIRAYKPLLDKLGLTYPQYLAMLVMWEHEELSFSDISKKLDLKTGTLSPMLKKLEKMDLIEKTSSNADCRKIMIGITNKGLNLKIQAENIPLEILKKTGITMEELKKIEATLQIVQEKLDDNQ
- a CDS encoding rubrerythrin family protein — encoded protein: MNIKGTQTEKNLMQSYQGEVAGDALYKIFAEKAREEGHEKAALSFEKLAKEEVGHSEVFKRFLGEIEKNIDVEKLRAMSTETVSNLRMASAGEYQAYKEVYPEFSRIAQSEGFPEIAKVYEALGSVELRHSNILKELADEIED